One [Clostridium] saccharolyticum WM1 DNA segment encodes these proteins:
- a CDS encoding PTS transporter subunit IIC: MENCGVKEFLKKKNVTITVQTYLIDALGAMAFGLFASLLIGTIFGTLGQQFNLTIFNVIADYAKGATGAALGVAIAYALHAPALVLFSAATVGIAGNSLGGPIGALTATVVATELGKIVSKETRLDILVTPGVTIISGVLIAQSVGPGVAGFMSWFGSLVKTATELQPFFMGILVSALIGIALTLPISSAAICIALSLDGLAGGAATAGCCAQMIGFAVLSFRENGVGGLMAQGLGTSMLQMGNIVKNPKVWIAPTLASMITGPIATMLFQLKNIPAGSGMGTCGLVGPIGVYTAMKGGLFMWLGILMVCFLLPALITLLFGEILRKMGWIKLGDLKLDLK; encoded by the coding sequence CCAGACCTATCTCATTGATGCATTGGGTGCGATGGCATTTGGCCTTTTTGCGTCTCTTTTGATCGGAACCATATTCGGTACTCTGGGCCAGCAATTCAATCTCACTATCTTCAATGTAATCGCAGATTATGCAAAAGGCGCAACAGGTGCTGCCCTTGGGGTTGCTATCGCCTATGCCCTTCATGCCCCTGCCCTTGTCCTTTTTTCCGCAGCGACCGTTGGCATAGCCGGCAATTCTCTAGGCGGACCAATCGGTGCTCTCACTGCAACGGTGGTTGCCACGGAACTGGGAAAGATTGTCTCAAAGGAGACCAGACTGGACATTCTGGTTACCCCGGGAGTAACCATTATTTCCGGAGTCTTAATTGCACAGTCCGTAGGACCAGGTGTGGCAGGCTTTATGAGCTGGTTTGGCTCTCTTGTAAAAACTGCCACAGAACTTCAGCCATTCTTTATGGGAATCCTGGTATCCGCCCTAATTGGAATTGCTCTCACCCTTCCCATCAGCAGCGCCGCTATCTGCATCGCCTTATCTCTTGACGGTCTGGCAGGGGGTGCCGCTACAGCCGGCTGCTGTGCACAGATGATCGGCTTTGCCGTCCTTTCCTTCCGGGAAAACGGAGTAGGAGGCCTTATGGCCCAAGGCCTTGGAACCAGTATGCTTCAGATGGGAAATATTGTAAAAAACCCAAAAGTTTGGATTGCTCCCACCCTGGCTTCCATGATAACAGGTCCTATCGCCACCATGTTATTCCAGCTAAAAAACATACCTGCCGGCTCCGGCATGGGTACCTGTGGTCTGGTAGGCCCTATCGGCGTTTACACTGCCATGAAAGGCGGATTGTTCATGTGGCTGGGAATCCTGATGGTCTGTTTTTTGCTTCCGGCCTTAATCACCCTTTTGTTTGGCGAAATACTTAGAAAAATGGGCTGGATTAAATTGGGAGACTTAAAATTAGATTTAAAATAA
- a CDS encoding FeoB-associated Cys-rich membrane protein yields MPAWLASNGSTIFIALILLVLVCFSVRKFIKNKGSCGCGGCSGGCGHCPYRNADEEKNL; encoded by the coding sequence ATGCCTGCATGGTTGGCTTCTAATGGTTCCACGATTTTTATAGCCCTGATCCTTTTGGTCCTGGTTTGTTTTTCGGTAAGAAAATTCATAAAAAATAAGGGAAGCTGTGGCTGTGGCGGCTGCAGCGGAGGCTGCGGTCATTGTCCTTATAGAAATGCGGATGAAGAGAAGAACTTATAA
- a CDS encoding potassium channel family protein has translation MKSILIIGLGRFGHHLCLNMARLGNDVMIVDQKEECLEDLLPYVTSAKIGDCTNEAVLKSLGIANFDLCFVCIGTNFQSSLEITSLVKELGGRRVISKANRDIHAKFLLRNGADEVIYPDRDIAEKLSVRYSTDHVFDYIELTPEYSIYEIPPLPEWVHKSIREVDIRNRYHISVLGIKREGRAQLMPPADYVIQAQEHLMVISKREHIEHILKELK, from the coding sequence ATGAAATCAATATTAATCATTGGACTTGGCCGGTTTGGTCATCATCTGTGCCTTAATATGGCAAGACTTGGAAACGATGTTATGATCGTGGATCAAAAGGAAGAATGTCTTGAGGATCTGCTTCCATATGTTACCAGCGCAAAGATCGGTGACTGTACCAATGAAGCAGTCTTAAAGAGCCTGGGCATTGCCAATTTCGATTTGTGCTTTGTGTGCATTGGAACGAATTTCCAGAGCAGCTTAGAAATCACCAGCCTGGTCAAGGAGCTGGGAGGCAGGAGAGTCATCAGTAAGGCAAACCGTGATATCCATGCCAAATTCCTGCTGCGGAACGGAGCCGATGAAGTTATTTATCCGGACAGGGATATTGCAGAAAAGCTGTCTGTCCGTTACAGTACGGACCATGTGTTTGACTATATAGAGCTGACGCCGGAATATTCCATCTATGAGATTCCTCCCCTACCTGAATGGGTGCATAAGTCCATAAGGGAAGTGGATATCAGAAACCGGTATCATATCAGTGTCCTTGGGATCAAGCGGGAAGGAAGAGCCCAGCTCATGCCGCCGGCGGATTATGTCATTCAGGCTCAGGAACATTTGATGGTGATTAGCAAAAGGGAACATATTGAGCATATACTAAAGGAATTAAAGTAG
- a CDS encoding TrkH family potassium uptake protein: protein MNLEEKQSKRVKRHVSQTQFIAYGFFCLIITGALLLMLPISSRDGQSEDFLSCLFTATSASCVTGLVVRDTWTQWSLFGQMVILTMIQIGGLGFVTVGVFISIVLRRKIGLKERGLLQESVNTLQIGGVVRLAKGIIKGTCLFEGVGAILLAIRFIPKYGFWRGMFYGIFHSISAFCNAGFDLMGNQTPYSSFVSYYDDWLVNLVIMSLIIIGGIGFIVWEDLYRNKLHFKKYMLHTKMVLVITSVLVFGGGLLFYLLERNNLLVGMNVSGQILTSLFSSVTARTAGFNTTDTAALTDGSKLLTIILMFIGGSPGSTAGGIKTTTMFVLLMCVHSNIKQTYGVNIFGRRLEDNVIKRAGAILTINLFLALSASLAIMAIQPLGFSDILFETTSAIGTVGMTTGITRDLYSVSRVIIIILMYSGRIGSLSFALAFAQSHRKAHVEQVTETINVG, encoded by the coding sequence ATGAACTTAGAAGAAAAACAATCAAAGCGTGTTAAGAGGCACGTGAGCCAGACTCAGTTTATTGCCTATGGATTTTTTTGCCTGATTATAACAGGAGCTCTACTTTTGATGCTGCCTATTTCCAGCAGGGATGGGCAATCAGAAGATTTTTTAAGCTGCCTGTTTACAGCCACCAGCGCCTCCTGTGTGACGGGGCTGGTGGTAAGGGATACCTGGACTCAGTGGTCTTTGTTCGGGCAGATGGTAATCCTGACCATGATACAGATCGGAGGCCTTGGGTTTGTTACGGTAGGAGTGTTTATCTCCATCGTACTCAGACGGAAGATAGGCTTAAAGGAGAGGGGGCTTTTGCAGGAAAGTGTCAATACCCTGCAGATCGGCGGAGTGGTAAGGCTGGCGAAGGGAATCATAAAAGGGACCTGTCTTTTTGAAGGAGTAGGGGCCATTCTTCTGGCCATCCGTTTTATCCCCAAGTATGGATTCTGGCGGGGGATGTTTTACGGCATCTTCCATTCCATATCCGCATTCTGCAATGCGGGATTTGATTTAATGGGGAATCAGACCCCCTACAGCTCCTTTGTCTCCTATTATGATGATTGGCTGGTGAACCTGGTAATTATGTCTCTGATCATTATCGGCGGAATTGGTTTTATTGTATGGGAAGATTTATATAGGAATAAGCTTCATTTTAAAAAATATATGCTTCACACAAAAATGGTTTTGGTGATCACCTCGGTCCTGGTTTTTGGAGGAGGATTACTATTTTATCTTCTGGAACGGAACAACCTACTGGTGGGGATGAATGTGAGCGGACAGATTCTGACGTCCTTATTCAGCTCAGTAACCGCCAGAACAGCCGGTTTTAATACCACCGATACGGCGGCTCTGACCGACGGAAGCAAGCTTCTGACCATAATCCTTATGTTTATCGGTGGAAGTCCGGGATCTACGGCAGGCGGAATTAAAACTACCACAATGTTTGTCCTTCTCATGTGCGTGCATTCCAATATCAAGCAGACCTACGGGGTGAATATTTTTGGAAGACGCCTAGAAGATAACGTTATTAAGCGTGCCGGAGCCATTTTGACCATCAACCTGTTCCTGGCTCTTTCTGCATCCCTGGCCATTATGGCAATCCAGCCATTGGGGTTTTCAGACATATTGTTTGAAACCACATCTGCCATTGGAACAGTAGGAATGACCACAGGTATTACAAGAGATCTTTATTCCGTATCACGGGTGATCATTATTATTCTCATGTACAGCGGAAGGATAGGAAGTTTATCGTTTGCTTTGGCATTTGCCCAGAGCCATCGCAAGGCACATGTGGAACAAGTGACGGAAACGATCAATGTAGGATAA
- a CDS encoding LCP family protein, whose translation MTNYLKWGLITIAAVWAALIGTMLGYAWNIMHMPQMVPKVQIPQMQNTNISIETQEKMEGYWTVAVFGVDSREGTLGKGTRSDMQMILNVNLGTGEIRLVSVYRDTYLKIEDKERYDKINEAYFKGGHKQAIEALNENLDLTIDDYASFSWKAVADAINLLGGIDVDISHEEFRVINGFITETVESTGVGSHHLKKEGPNHLDGVQAVAYARLRKMDTDFKRTERQREVADLALKKAREADAATLSKVVAAVFPQISTSIGMKDMLPLMKNVKRFHLTETEGFPSKLKDVMVGKRDCVVPVTLESNVIRLHQFLFDEENYEPSDQVKEISRQIELRIKNRK comes from the coding sequence ATGACGAATTACTTAAAATGGGGGTTGATTACCATTGCGGCCGTATGGGCGGCGTTAATAGGGACGATGCTGGGATATGCCTGGAACATCATGCACATGCCGCAGATGGTTCCAAAGGTACAGATACCTCAGATGCAGAATACAAATATAAGCATTGAGACCCAGGAAAAAATGGAGGGCTACTGGACCGTGGCAGTGTTTGGCGTGGACTCCAGGGAAGGAACCCTTGGCAAGGGGACCAGGTCAGATATGCAGATGATCCTTAATGTGAATCTTGGTACAGGGGAAATACGGCTTGTTTCTGTCTACCGGGACACTTATTTAAAGATAGAAGACAAAGAACGTTATGATAAGATCAATGAGGCATATTTTAAAGGCGGCCATAAACAGGCCATAGAGGCTTTAAATGAAAATCTGGATCTGACTATTGACGATTATGCATCATTTAGCTGGAAGGCAGTGGCTGATGCCATCAATCTTCTGGGAGGTATTGATGTGGATATCAGCCATGAAGAATTCCGGGTGATAAACGGCTTTATTACGGAGACCGTAGAATCCACGGGCGTAGGATCCCACCACTTAAAAAAGGAGGGTCCCAACCACCTAGACGGGGTTCAGGCAGTGGCCTATGCAAGGCTCAGGAAAATGGATACCGATTTTAAAAGAACCGAGCGGCAGCGGGAGGTTGCCGATCTGGCGCTGAAAAAAGCCAGGGAGGCAGATGCAGCAACTTTAAGCAAAGTGGTTGCCGCTGTATTCCCCCAGATATCCACCAGTATCGGCATGAAAGATATGCTTCCACTGATGAAAAATGTAAAAAGGTTTCACCTGACAGAAACGGAAGGATTTCCGTCAAAGCTTAAGGATGTGATGGTCGGTAAAAGAGATTGTGTTGTCCCGGTAACCTTGGAATCAAACGTAATAAGGCTTCATCAGTTTTTATTTGATGAAGAAAACTACGAGCCTTCGGATCAGGTAAAGGAGATCAGCAGGCAGATTGAGCTTCGGATTAAAAATAGGAAGTAA
- a CDS encoding HAD family hydrolase — protein sequence MYKCCLFDLDGTLINTIHSLAYSISLTMEHFGYGPIDVAHTKKFVGDGFKKLVERALIYSGDDELTHFREALAFYEKTFEKNCLYMVEPYEGMPELLQFLKDKGIKIGVLTNKGHERAVECVEAVFGRGFFDLIIGEGNGVKCKPDPSGAFMAADHFHANPSQCLYFGDTNTDMKTGINAGMDTVAVTWGFRDRAELEAFQPKYIISNPSEIQHVFV from the coding sequence ATGTATAAATGCTGTTTATTTGATCTGGATGGGACCCTTATCAATACCATTCATTCCCTGGCTTACAGTATCAGCCTGACCATGGAGCATTTTGGCTATGGGCCTATCGATGTGGCTCACACTAAGAAATTTGTTGGTGATGGCTTTAAAAAGCTGGTAGAACGGGCCCTTATTTACTCGGGAGACGATGAACTGACCCATTTCCGGGAGGCCCTTGCATTTTATGAAAAAACGTTTGAGAAAAACTGCCTTTACATGGTAGAGCCATATGAGGGGATGCCAGAGCTTTTACAATTTCTTAAAGATAAAGGAATAAAGATCGGAGTGTTGACCAACAAAGGCCATGAACGTGCCGTGGAGTGTGTGGAAGCTGTATTCGGCAGGGGATTTTTTGATCTGATCATAGGGGAAGGCAATGGAGTAAAATGCAAACCAGACCCATCAGGTGCCTTTATGGCAGCAGATCACTTTCATGCAAACCCTTCCCAGTGCCTTTATTTTGGAGATACCAACACGGATATGAAGACAGGCATCAATGCCGGAATGGATACGGTGGCTGTGACCTGGGGGTTTCGTGACAGAGCGGAGCTGGAGGCGTTTCAACCCAAGTACATCATCAGCAATCCCAGTGAGATTCAACATGTTTTTGTATAA
- a CDS encoding PTS fructose transporter subunit IIABC, whose product MRITELLKKESIELGVKVSSKEEAIDRLVGLMEAGGRLKDTAGYKEGILAREALGSTAVGDGIAIPHAKAAAVKEPGLSAMVVPDGVDYEAFDGSFAHLIFMIAAPEGEADVHLEALSRLSTLLMDPDFKNDLLKAKSKEEFLQLIDDKESERYQKKKEAEGGAKAQSRYRVLAVTACPTGIAHTFMAAENLEQQGKRLGITLKAETNGAEGVGNALTKEEIAGAEGIIIAADKKVDMARFDGKRVVMATVTEGIQKGEDLIKRAVSPETPFYHHSGSASSSENGDQEHVGRSIYKHLMNGVSHMLPFVIGGGILIALAFLFDDYSIDPSNFGKNTPLAAYLKTIGEQAFGMMLPVLAGYIAMSIADRPGLAVGFVGGLIAKMGATFANPAGGSVNSGFLGALLAGFIGGYIVIMLKKAFSRLPKSLEGIKPVLLYPLVGIFLVAVVTTFINPFVGAINDGLTGLLNGMGGTSKIILGAVVGGMMSVDMGGPVNKAAYVFGTAQLAEGNFDIMAAVMAGGMVPPIAVALCTTFFKKKFTDKERQSGLVNYIMGLSFISEGAIPFAAADPLRVIPSCIAGSAVAGGLSMALGCTLRAPHGGIFVLPTIGNPLGYLLAIVIGSAAGCVILAALKKNLETE is encoded by the coding sequence ATGAGAATTACAGAGCTGTTGAAAAAGGAAAGCATTGAGCTGGGGGTAAAAGTTTCCAGCAAGGAAGAGGCCATTGACAGACTGGTAGGCTTAATGGAAGCCGGAGGAAGGCTTAAGGATACGGCAGGATATAAGGAAGGAATCCTGGCAAGGGAAGCTCTGGGAAGCACGGCAGTAGGCGATGGGATCGCCATTCCCCATGCAAAGGCGGCAGCCGTGAAGGAGCCGGGCCTTTCTGCCATGGTAGTGCCTGATGGAGTGGATTACGAGGCTTTTGACGGTTCATTCGCCCATCTGATATTCATGATTGCAGCTCCCGAGGGAGAGGCAGATGTTCATCTGGAGGCATTATCCAGACTTTCCACTCTTCTTATGGATCCGGATTTTAAGAACGATTTATTGAAAGCCAAATCAAAGGAAGAATTTTTACAGCTGATAGACGATAAGGAGTCAGAGCGGTATCAGAAGAAAAAGGAAGCCGAAGGCGGAGCTAAGGCCCAAAGCAGATACCGGGTTCTGGCGGTGACTGCCTGTCCTACGGGAATCGCCCATACCTTTATGGCGGCAGAAAACTTAGAACAGCAGGGAAAAAGGCTGGGGATAACTCTTAAGGCGGAGACAAACGGAGCGGAAGGAGTTGGCAATGCCCTGACCAAAGAGGAGATCGCTGGCGCGGAAGGAATCATCATAGCTGCGGATAAAAAGGTGGATATGGCCCGTTTTGACGGTAAACGGGTGGTCATGGCCACTGTTACGGAGGGGATCCAAAAAGGAGAAGACTTAATCAAAAGAGCGGTAAGCCCTGAGACTCCTTTTTACCATCATTCAGGATCCGCCTCCTCATCAGAAAACGGTGATCAGGAACATGTCGGCCGATCCATTTATAAGCATTTGATGAACGGTGTTTCCCACATGCTTCCTTTCGTAATCGGCGGCGGAATTTTGATCGCCCTTGCTTTCCTGTTTGACGATTATTCCATTGATCCTTCCAATTTTGGTAAAAACACGCCTTTGGCAGCATACTTAAAGACCATTGGGGAGCAGGCCTTTGGCATGATGCTCCCGGTCCTGGCCGGATACATTGCCATGAGTATTGCAGACCGTCCCGGTCTGGCCGTAGGATTTGTGGGCGGATTGATTGCTAAAATGGGAGCGACCTTTGCAAATCCGGCTGGAGGAAGCGTAAACTCCGGTTTTCTTGGTGCCTTGCTGGCAGGTTTTATCGGCGGTTACATTGTAATCATGCTTAAAAAGGCATTCAGCAGGCTGCCAAAGTCCCTGGAGGGCATTAAGCCTGTCCTATTGTATCCGTTGGTCGGTATTTTCCTTGTAGCTGTTGTAACCACCTTTATCAATCCTTTTGTAGGCGCCATTAACGATGGACTCACAGGCTTGTTAAATGGTATGGGAGGTACCAGCAAAATCATTCTGGGTGCTGTTGTAGGAGGCATGATGTCCGTGGACATGGGCGGTCCTGTAAACAAGGCTGCTTATGTGTTTGGAACAGCCCAGTTGGCTGAAGGTAATTTTGATATTATGGCGGCAGTTATGGCAGGCGGTATGGTTCCTCCCATTGCCGTGGCTCTCTGTACCACATTTTTCAAGAAGAAATTCACGGATAAGGAGCGCCAGTCAGGTCTGGTGAACTACATTATGGGACTTTCCTTTATTTCCGAGGGTGCGATTCCTTTTGCGGCTGCTGACCCCCTCCGTGTCATTCCTTCCTGTATTGCAGGTTCTGCAGTAGCTGGCGGACTTTCGATGGCTCTTGGATGTACCCTTCGGGCACCTCATGGAGGAATCTTCGTCCTTCCAACCATTGGAAATCCATTGGGATACTTACTGGCTATTGTCATCGGCTCTGCCGCAGGCTGTGTTATATTGGCGGCGTTAAAGAAGAATCTGGAAACAGAATAA